In a genomic window of Streptomyces sp. NBC_01591:
- a CDS encoding HTTM domain-containing protein, protein MRVGIQQCARKRQTVLLDGGDNLAYLVILMLLLTRCYDRFSFSSGIGKKIVNRLPGQVRAIGDPLHNIGVVAIALQVCLVYVVSGLYKVQGQMWQDGTALFYVLRVPEFTFPALSHFVYENDFLVFSGTYVTVLFLVYFPLGILVPALRPWAAVMPIGFHLGIALLMGLTGFALTMVACDLVFLSRGLDEAISLAGQLLQRVRSRIGDGSAPGVNSPSEKGLPAPLPTAE, encoded by the coding sequence GTGCGCGTCGGCATCCAGCAGTGCGCGCGGAAGCGCCAGACCGTGCTGCTCGACGGTGGAGACAATCTCGCCTATCTCGTCATCCTCATGCTTCTCCTGACGCGCTGCTACGACCGGTTCTCTTTTTCCAGTGGGATCGGTAAAAAAATCGTGAACCGCCTCCCTGGGCAAGTGCGGGCCATAGGAGACCCGCTGCACAATATCGGTGTGGTCGCGATAGCTCTCCAAGTGTGTCTGGTCTACGTCGTCAGCGGCCTCTACAAGGTGCAAGGGCAGATGTGGCAGGACGGTACGGCGCTCTTCTACGTTCTCAGGGTTCCGGAGTTCACTTTCCCTGCCCTGTCACACTTCGTTTACGAGAATGATTTCCTCGTCTTCTCGGGGACCTATGTGACTGTGCTCTTCCTCGTCTACTTCCCCTTGGGCATCCTGGTGCCGGCCCTTCGGCCGTGGGCCGCCGTCATGCCGATCGGTTTCCATCTGGGAATCGCCCTTCTCATGGGACTGACCGGATTCGCTCTGACTATGGTGGCCTGCGATCTGGTCTTTCTGAGCAGGGGGCTCGACGAAGCGATCTCCCTAGCTGGCCAACTGCTTCAGAGAGTGCGTTCTCGCATCGGTGATGGAAGCGCGCCGGGAGTGAACTCGCCAAGCGAAAAGGGCCTCCCTGCACCCCTGCCGACTGCGGAATAA
- a CDS encoding IS3 family transposase — translation MDEAFTSVEVQLGITAACRLTGRSRATHYRRLRPPPPRRTRAPQMQPSALTAEERSAVLELMNGDEYAELAPAQIWARELDAGRYHCSVSTMYRILREQDQSGERRRQATHPAKAVPELVATGPSQVFTWDITKAAGPAKGVWYHAYVIIDIFSRYIVGHTVERAESAVRAEELIRETIARNGIVPQTVHADRGTSMTSKKVSQLLIDLGVTRSHSRPKVSNDNPYSEAQFKTTKYMSDYPERFDSLAHAREWFDAFIAYYNHEHRHSGIGWHTPASVHFGTAEEVRDQRAVTLAEAYARHPERFGRRPRPPEIPQTAWINDPAKRREPAPQTS, via the coding sequence GTGGACGAGGCGTTCACCAGCGTCGAGGTTCAGCTGGGCATCACGGCCGCCTGTCGGCTGACCGGCCGCTCCCGCGCCACGCATTACCGTCGGCTCCGGCCCCCACCACCACGCAGAACACGTGCCCCACAGATGCAGCCGTCGGCCCTGACGGCCGAAGAGCGTTCTGCGGTACTCGAGTTGATGAACGGCGACGAGTACGCCGAGCTGGCGCCCGCGCAGATCTGGGCCCGCGAGCTGGATGCCGGGCGCTATCACTGCTCCGTCTCGACGATGTACCGGATCCTGCGCGAGCAGGATCAGTCCGGTGAGCGCCGACGGCAGGCCACCCATCCCGCCAAGGCGGTGCCCGAGCTGGTCGCCACCGGGCCCTCGCAGGTGTTCACCTGGGACATCACCAAGGCGGCCGGGCCGGCCAAGGGCGTCTGGTATCACGCCTACGTGATCATCGACATCTTCAGCCGGTATATCGTCGGCCACACCGTCGAGCGAGCCGAATCAGCTGTGCGGGCCGAGGAGCTGATCCGCGAGACCATCGCCCGCAACGGCATCGTGCCCCAGACCGTGCACGCGGACCGCGGCACCTCGATGACGTCGAAGAAGGTCTCCCAACTACTGATCGATCTGGGCGTGACGCGGTCGCACTCGAGGCCGAAGGTCTCCAACGACAACCCTTACAGCGAGGCCCAGTTCAAGACCACGAAGTACATGTCGGATTATCCTGAACGGTTCGATTCGCTGGCCCACGCCCGCGAGTGGTTCGACGCGTTCATCGCGTATTACAACCATGAGCACCGGCACTCGGGTATCGGCTGGCACACACCAGCCTCCGTCCACTTCGGGACCGCCGAGGAAGTCCGCGACCAGCGCGCGGTCACCCTCGCCGAGGCATACGCCCGCCACCCCGAACGCTTCGGCCGCCGCCCCAGACCACCCGAGATACCCCAGACGGCCTGGATCAACGACCCGGCCAAACGCAGGGAACCCGCACCACAAACCTCATAG
- a CDS encoding thiol-disulfide oxidoreductase DCC family protein, which translates to MSTTAGTTELRSVLAFDGDCGFCQAAVRQMQLRARPRMKAVAWQTLPPELTQAHLGRLDREVLLFDGGQVRCGGAPALAGFLGSSPSRRYRLIGRCLRLPPISLAAHVIYRAVAMNRHRMPGGTAACALPRITG; encoded by the coding sequence ATGAGCACCACAGCCGGCACCACCGAACTGCGTAGCGTGCTGGCGTTCGACGGCGACTGCGGCTTCTGTCAGGCCGCCGTGCGGCAGATGCAGCTCCGGGCCAGACCCCGGATGAAGGCCGTCGCCTGGCAGACCCTCCCACCGGAACTGACCCAGGCCCACCTGGGGCGCCTGGACAGAGAAGTTCTGCTGTTCGACGGGGGCCAGGTGCGCTGTGGCGGTGCCCCCGCCCTGGCCGGATTTCTCGGCTCCTCCCCCTCCCGCAGGTACCGGCTGATAGGGCGCTGCCTGCGGCTTCCCCCTATCAGCCTGGCAGCGCACGTCATCTACCGAGCGGTGGCCATGAACCGACATCGCATGCCGGGCGGCACAGCGGCCTGCGCACTGCCCCGCATCACCGGCTGA
- a CDS encoding serine hydrolase domain-containing protein has product MTPVPTCILSSTQAPQISHGHDLDRFVQIGSLTKPLTGTLLAQLAEADVLQLDDPLDQFLRIPAGTGITLRHLAEHTAALPRVPPRLRRIDPYADFDLEALNAVLERLDTFTTGPPGGEAEYSNLGYAVLGAALSAAADAPYEELLNRHVLTPLNITEVTSNPPSAGRLSGRGFLGRPLRPWNMSGAILPAGGMWATPRETARLVTKLLVERKLGEPALTWQTSGRLRWHNGATRGASVFAGALDDGTWVMVHRLSGRPAPTENTAVQILKDATAKPSD; this is encoded by the coding sequence ATGACCCCTGTACCCACCTGCATTCTCAGCAGCACCCAGGCCCCCCAGATCAGCCATGGCCATGACCTCGACCGCTTCGTCCAAATCGGCTCGCTGACCAAACCACTCACCGGGACTCTGCTCGCCCAGCTGGCCGAAGCAGACGTGCTCCAACTCGACGACCCACTCGACCAATTCCTCCGCATACCCGCCGGGACCGGCATCACCCTGCGGCACCTCGCGGAACACACCGCCGCGCTGCCCCGGGTCCCGCCGCGTCTACGACGGATCGATCCGTACGCCGACTTCGACCTCGAAGCCCTGAACGCCGTCCTGGAACGCCTCGACACCTTCACCACCGGACCTCCGGGCGGAGAAGCGGAGTACTCCAACCTCGGCTACGCCGTCCTCGGCGCGGCACTCTCCGCTGCGGCGGACGCACCGTACGAGGAGCTCCTGAACCGTCACGTTCTCACTCCCCTGAACATCACCGAGGTGACCTCGAACCCGCCGTCGGCCGGACGACTCAGTGGACGCGGGTTCCTGGGCCGCCCTCTCCGTCCCTGGAACATGAGTGGCGCGATCCTGCCCGCCGGAGGGATGTGGGCCACCCCACGCGAGACCGCGCGTCTGGTGACCAAGCTGCTCGTCGAACGAAAGCTGGGCGAACCCGCACTGACCTGGCAGACGTCAGGGCGCCTGCGCTGGCACAACGGCGCTACCCGGGGCGCCTCCGTTTTCGCGGGTGCCTTGGATGACGGCACCTGGGTGATGGTCCACCGCCTCTCCGGCCGGCCAGCACCGACCGAGAACACAGCCGTCCAGATCCTGAAGGACGCGACCGCCAAACCGTCCGACTAA
- a CDS encoding integrase, whose amino-acid sequence MTTANDIDASAVVDAELVEDCELLPDVAGPAPTAKPLVDQHTVLMPGETLPTAADQPTYTERDLYLSPETAERLKAYADGHNTNKNYRSQRGIFERWCDDMGRVARPCTTATYIEYVASMIAREASPNTIATHMSAIRTWMPDDKKPGTTVARRLLNDYRKDWRKRNRVKKAPPVTAEMGRAMVDTCDRRHPIGLRDRFVLLVGRKALNRRIELADLLIEDLEVDDGGVAEWVAYSKTDQAARGEETWVPADSDNPLYDPVQATRDWLNCLHSLGVRSGPVLRALTVAGTLQNRSTATRRGDHLTGDAVNDIVRGRAYKAGFKNWQDVTAHGLRRGGAQEIADAGGDPTKQGRWKPGSAVVKREYLDRAQSRAENPWLKVQTKRREQPE is encoded by the coding sequence ATGACCACGGCGAACGATATCGACGCCTCCGCAGTCGTCGACGCCGAACTCGTCGAGGACTGCGAGCTGCTGCCGGACGTCGCCGGCCCGGCCCCCACCGCGAAGCCGCTGGTGGACCAGCACACCGTCCTGATGCCCGGCGAAACCCTCCCCACGGCCGCCGACCAGCCGACGTACACCGAACGGGACCTGTACCTCTCGCCGGAGACCGCCGAGCGGCTGAAGGCGTACGCCGACGGGCACAACACCAACAAGAACTACCGGTCCCAGCGCGGCATCTTCGAGCGCTGGTGCGACGACATGGGCCGTGTCGCCCGTCCCTGCACCACCGCGACGTACATCGAATACGTCGCTTCGATGATCGCTCGGGAAGCCTCCCCGAACACGATCGCCACGCACATGTCCGCGATCCGCACCTGGATGCCCGACGACAAGAAGCCCGGCACCACGGTCGCCCGCCGCCTGCTCAACGACTACCGCAAGGACTGGCGCAAGCGGAACCGGGTGAAGAAAGCGCCCCCCGTCACGGCCGAGATGGGCCGGGCGATGGTCGACACCTGCGACCGGCGGCACCCCATCGGGCTGCGGGACCGGTTCGTACTCCTCGTCGGCCGCAAGGCCCTCAACCGGCGCATCGAGCTCGCCGACCTCCTCATCGAGGACCTTGAGGTCGACGACGGCGGCGTGGCCGAGTGGGTCGCCTACTCCAAGACCGACCAGGCCGCCAGAGGCGAGGAGACCTGGGTCCCCGCCGACTCGGACAACCCGCTGTACGACCCGGTGCAGGCCACCCGGGACTGGCTGAACTGCCTGCACAGCCTCGGTGTGCGCTCCGGGCCGGTGCTGCGCGCCCTGACGGTGGCCGGCACCCTGCAGAACCGGTCCACCGCGACCAGGCGGGGTGACCACCTGACCGGGGACGCGGTCAACGACATCGTCCGAGGGCGCGCGTACAAGGCCGGGTTCAAGAACTGGCAGGACGTCACCGCGCACGGGCTGCGCCGCGGCGGTGCCCAGGAGATCGCGGACGCCGGCGGGGACCCGACGAAGCAGGGCCGGTGGAAGCCCGGCTCGGCCGTGGTGAAACGGGAGTATCTGGACCGCGCCCAGTCGAGGGCGGAGAATCCGTGGCTCAAGGTGCAGACGAAGCGGCGCGAGCAGCCAGAATGA